TCTGGGTTTAGGGTCCAAAGAAATTATAATGACTTTTTTTACCTTATATTCATACTAAAAAATACGCAAGTTTTTAATATGCGCGAAACCGCCATTTCCACGGCTTTAACTTCCGGGGCTACTTCATTATCACCTAATATGAAATCAACTTCTAACTGCGAAGCGGTCCGCCAATAGCTTATGGGATAATTTAAGTTGGAGTAATGACTATGGGCCGTAAGTTCCTGAAAAATAAAATGTTCAAATGTCTTTCCAAAGGATTCACTGCGATATTGGATTTTTTCCCGTTTCAAAATAATAAAATCAGCAATCCCCAGTCAAGTATATTTCCAGGCACTATTAGGAGCTATTTTTCCTTTGCAGAGACAGGTCTCCTTGTCCTGACTGTCCTGCAAAAATCCGTCTCTGCAAAGGAAGGGGGCACTTTATTTAAAACATACAGGAAATATTAACAAAAACAAACCGTCCCGGTTCATTGACAATTTTAGGATTTGCTCCGGAACCTCCCACCACATCCCACTCGTAGGAATTGGCTACTGCATATGCCTTATCTAAAATATTCTCAATCCCCACATTGACAACAAAAGGATGATATTCGTATCCTGCCCGGAGGTTAAAAACATTCCATCCCAACACCTCCTGTTCACCTGCATCAGCATCAACATTCCCGGCCTTTTCAGAATGTATCCAGTCTACTATCCCAAAAAAACCGGAATTATCATAACTTAATGCCAACCTGGTTTTCAGCGGAGGAATCTGAGCCAGATCCTGGTCTTCATTATTTAACGGCTGTGTTTCTTTGGTTCCGCGTTGACAGGCAACCGCAGCTTCCAGACTGGTATTATAAACCAGGTCTATCACAATTTTCAGATCCGCCCCATACATGCGGGCATTGATATTCGTCCAGGTCTTAGGCGGACCGGATTGCTGATAAATATAATCCTTTAGCAAACTGTAAAACCCCTTGGCTCGCAGACTAAAACCATTTCTCTCCATCTGGATGCCAATATCCGCCTCAGTGTTTCGCGTAGGCTTCAAATCCGGATTGCCGTAAAAACCGCCGGATGCCTGGAGATACCGTTCAGCGCCTGTTGGTGTCCGGACACTATGCCCTACACCGCCGAATAGGTTAAGCTCATCCGTTAAAAAATATTTCCCGAATATATAACCGCTCGGAAATATTTCGGAATCTTTGTTCGTATCTGTCAGATTTTGACTAAATATCAAAACGCTGTCTTCAAGTTTCTTAGCCTCATTTTGAAACCAATCCCCGCGCAAACCAAAACTCATTAAAACCTTGTCCATTTCCTTGTCCGCTTTGATATAGAGTCCGATGTCCTGCGTTTCCACATCTGGAAATAAATACGGTTTAGTAATTATTCCGGTATCCTTATTAATCTGGAGGCCATTCCATTTGCGCACGTAAAAATCAACGCCATAAGTCAACAAGGCCCAACCACTGTCTTGCTGATTTTCAATTTTAGCGCCTACAAACGAGGTCATGACATCATTAGCCATATATACCGAAACATTCCGGTATTTGTTTGAAGGATCATGTTCCACCTGGTTATAATAGGCCTTTATTTTGATTTTTTTCGAAAAGCTGCCGAAATTTTCCAGCGTATATTCAATTGAACTCATATTGATTTTTTCAGATTCAATATCCATTCCCACCCGGGGTGTCATGATGTCTTTAGCATTGCCATATTTGTAATCCAAAAGCAGGGACTGATTTTCCGTTAGATTGAAGAGCACTTTACCCCAAACATCATGTTTTTGAAAAGCTTTCATATCCCGGGCTTCCTCACTATATCCCGGATTATAATCACTTAATTGATTGCCCGCGCCATCCTGGTACTGCCCGGACTCGGAGTAACTGTAGCCCAATAATCCCCGTACCAGAGAATTTCCTCCATTAACCAGCAATCCTCCGCTGATAAAACCAAAACTTCCATATTTTCCGAAAATATCCGTATTCATGCCTTTCCTGGGTCTGCGGGTTACAATATTAATATTGCCGCCCAGGGCACCGGCCCGAGTCACATCAAAAGGCCCTTGAGTAATTTCCAGGCGTTCAATATTCAATAAACTCAGATGGGACAAAGACGGATCCTTTCTGCTGCCGCAAGCGCCTTCCAAAAGCGTGTCATCTACAAAAAACCCAAGATTGGATTGACTGAATCCCCGAATAGCCACTTCATTGCCATAGGCGCCTTTGCGTATCATAGTAGCTTCTATGTATTCGTCTGATAGGATTTCCGCCAAATCCACTACTTTATGTGCTCTTAACAGCTTGCGATTAATCCGTTCGGTTTCCATACCTTCGCCTGCGGGTTCTGCTTTAATGACAAGCTTATCCATAATATATATTTCCTGAGCCTTTGCCAAAGAGCCGCTTATAAGAACTCCCAGCATACAACCAAGACAGCACAATCCTGTGCTTTTTATGCCGTAAAAAAACATAGTATTCCTCCTGTTTTAAATATTTCATTGGTTTTTAATTATTTAGACGGCAATGGTTGCAGGAGGCGCGCGCGGGGAAAAGCAGAAGTATTTATTCTGCAATAAAAGTGCTTTGCAATGTATTAGAACTACTTTTTGATAAACAATATAAAATGTAAAAAAACTATCCTGTGAAGAAGTCTTAAATATATTTTTCCAAAAACAC
The genomic region above belongs to bacterium and contains:
- a CDS encoding TonB-dependent receptor; translation: MFFYGIKSTGLCCLGCMLGVLISGSLAKAQEIYIMDKLVIKAEPAGEGMETERINRKLLRAHKVVDLAEILSDEYIEATMIRKGAYGNEVAIRGFSQSNLGFFVDDTLLEGACGSRKDPSLSHLSLLNIERLEITQGPFDVTRAGALGGNINIVTRRPRKGMNTDIFGKYGSFGFISGGLLVNGGNSLVRGLLGYSYSESGQYQDGAGNQLSDYNPGYSEEARDMKAFQKHDVWGKVLFNLTENQSLLLDYKYGNAKDIMTPRVGMDIESEKINMSSIEYTLENFGSFSKKIKIKAYYNQVEHDPSNKYRNVSVYMANDVMTSFVGAKIENQQDSGWALLTYGVDFYVRKWNGLQINKDTGIITKPYLFPDVETQDIGLYIKADKEMDKVLMSFGLRGDWFQNEAKKLEDSVLIFSQNLTDTNKDSEIFPSGYIFGKYFLTDELNLFGGVGHSVRTPTGAERYLQASGGFYGNPDLKPTRNTEADIGIQMERNGFSLRAKGFYSLLKDYIYQQSGPPKTWTNINARMYGADLKIVIDLVYNTSLEAAVACQRGTKETQPLNNEDQDLAQIPPLKTRLALSYDNSGFFGIVDWIHSEKAGNVDADAGEQEVLGWNVFNLRAGYEYHPFVVNVGIENILDKAYAVANSYEWDVVGGSGANPKIVNEPGRFVFVNISCMF
- a CDS encoding DUF4143 domain-containing protein, which translates into the protein MKREKIQYRSESFGKTFEHFIFQELTAHSHYSNLNYPISYWRTASQLEVDFILGDNEVAPEVKAVEMAVSRILKTCVFFSMNIR